A section of the Castanea sativa cultivar Marrone di Chiusa Pesio chromosome 12, ASM4071231v1 genome encodes:
- the LOC142618408 gene encoding hyoscyamine 6-dioxygenase-like, which produces MEQLVASWHNGRSLPETYVLPLEIRPGKLYVPVSTNIIPVVDLGGHDETAIIQQILEASQEFGFFQVINHGVPSNLIDEAMNVFKEFHAMSAKDKAIQCSNDLNKNCFLYTSSHSYATEKYHFWRDSLTHFCHPLEKQIQFWPEKPTRYRNVVSKYTTEVSKLGSTILELISKGLGVSPEHFSNGLTENPKMIVNHYPPCPDPTLTLGVPKHRDPVLINILLQEEDLYGLQVFKDEEWIDVEPIPHAFVVNIGYVLQIISNGKLKGAEHRVVTNSNSARTTASFFLNPSDETLIEPAKVLVNTSSPALYRSLPYKDFHSKFLVTSADWKELEKFVRTTSA; this is translated from the exons ATGGAGCAGCTTGTGGCAAGCTGGCACAATGGTCGATCCTTGCCTGAAACATATGTACTCCCACTGGAAATAAGACCAGGGAAGCTCTATGTTCCTGTGAGCACCAATATTATTCCAGTGGTTGATCTTGGGGGTCATGATGAAACAGCTATAATTCAACAAATTTTGGAAGCTAGCCAAGAGTTTGGATTCTTTCAG GTGATCAACCATGGAGTCCCTAGCAACTTAATAGATGAGGCAATGAATGTTTTTAAGGAGTTTCATGCAATGTCTGCCAAGGACAAGGCAATCCAATGCTCAAACGACCTCAATAAGAACTGCTTCCTCTACACAAGCAGTCATAGCTATGCAACTGAGAAGTATCACTTCTGGAGGGATTCATTGACACACTTTTGTCATCCTCTAGAGAAACAAATCCAATTTTGGCCTGAAAAACCAACTAGATATCG AAATGTTGTTAGCAAATATACAACTGAAGTAAGTAAGTTGGGCTCTACAATTTTGGAGTTGATTTCAAAAGGGTTGGGAGTCAGCCCAGAGCATTTCAGCAATGGACTTACTGAAAATCCAAAAATGATTGTCAATCACTATCCGCCATGCCCAGACCCAACTTTAACCTTGGGAGTGCCCAAACATAGAGACCCTGTCCTCATTAATATTCTTCTTCAAGAAGAAGATTTATATGGGCTTCAAGTCTTCAAGGATGAGGAATGGATTGATGTTGAACCTATTCCTCATGCCTTTGTGGTCAACATAGGCTATGTATTGCAG ATTATCAGCAATGGAAAGTTGAAAGGTGCCGAACATCGAGTTGTCACAAATTCAAATTCAGCTCGGACAACTGCTTCATTCTTTCTTAATCCATCTGACGAAACACTAATAGAACCAGCAAAAGTTTTGGTTAATACAAGCAGCCCAGCACTCTATAGGTCCTTGCCATACAAAGACTTCCATAGCAAATTCTTGGTCACCTCAGCTGACTGGAAAGAATTGGAGAAGTTTGTACGTACTACTTCTGCTTAG